In the Malus domestica chromosome 16, GDT2T_hap1 genome, one interval contains:
- the LOC103403632 gene encoding uncharacterized protein, with amino-acid sequence MGDRRRRSRAMEMAQYQARLDIEDLELINAEAKLVNSFMQYEHHGESSHRGSVTGRSFVQRDREECHDQMMKDYFIERPRFPAHDFRRQFRMRRELFEGILNAIVNHDHYFARKIDAVGRQSLSPHQKLTFAFRMLANGCSADSTDEYCRLAESTAIENLKRLCQAIQAIYGAIYLRKPTHEDLKRLLRKADKRGFPGMIGSLDCMHWEWNNCPTGWAGQFKGRHNKPTIVLEALASYDTWIWHAFFGSPGSNNDINVLWSSPLFDEVVNGWAPEFRYNLNGNRYELGYYLTDGIYPSWSTFVKSFSHPDSAKKKLFSQRQESYKKDVEIIFPIVGLHRLPTLDNP; translated from the coding sequence atgggTGATAGAAGAAGGCGTAGCAGGGCAATGGAGATGGCACAATACCAAGCAAGGCTTGACATTGAGGATTTAGAACTAATCAACGCCGAAGCTAAACTTGTAAACTCGTTTATGCAATATGAGCACCATGGCGAATCTAGCCATCGTGGTTCTGTCACGGGGCGTTCATTCGTGCAGCGTGATAGAGAAGAGTGTCATGACCAAATGATGAAAGATTATTTCATTGAGCGGCCGAGATTTCCTGCTCATGATTTTCGGAGGCAGTTTCGGATGAGGAGAGAGCTTTTTGAAGGCATCTTGAACGCAATTGTCAATCATGACCACTACTTTGCAAGGAAGATAGATGCCGTAGGCCGACAAAGTCTATCACCTCATCAAAAGCTCACATTTGCATTTCGAATGCTAGCTAATGGGTGCTCTGCTGACTCAACTGACGAATATTGCCGACTTGCGGAGAGTACTGCTATTGAGAACCTGAAGCGCTTATGTCAAGCAATTCAAGCCATCTATGGAGCCATATACCTCCGCAAGCCAACTCATGAAGACTTGAAAAGGCTTCTACGCAAGGCAGACAAAAgaggcttccctggcatgatAGGAAGTCTTGATTGTATGCATTGGGAGTGGAATAATTGTCCTACTGGTTGGGCTGGCCAATTCAAGGGCCGTCATAACAAGCCAACCATCGTGCTTGAGGCTTTGGCATCTTAcgacacatggatttggcatgcattCTTCGGCTCTCCCGGATCAAACAACGATATCAACGTTCTTTGGTCTTCTCCTCTGTTCGATGAGGTTGTGAATGGATGGGCACCAGAATTTCGATACAACTTAAATGGTAATAGGTATGAGCTAGGTTACTACCTAACTGATGGTATTTATCCTAGTTGGTCTACCTTTGTCAAAAGTTTTTCTCATCCCGATAGTGCaaagaagaaattattttcGCAGAGGCAAGAGTCTTACAAGAAGGATGTGGAAATAATCTTCCCCATTGTTGGTCTGCATCGGTTGCCCACCTtggacaatccttga
- the LOC103403633 gene encoding uncharacterized protein, giving the protein MAGAGGEPNGFKHFDVVSKSDGGVCFGNKVHHKIMQEWKILEKHLPNSIYVHIYETHIDLLRAIIIDAAGIPYHDALFLFDIAFHSNYPTRLPQRPPKNFEALVDEHLRQRESVILRACVAYVSVSVRVAVGYYNEGHANGAGSARKVRKKFRKSVKLLYPQLFEGFRSNGACLEGLAENLKVKNKKKVTSKKKAGSSFKRHAEVAASVD; this is encoded by the exons atggcAGGCGCCGGAGGAGAGCCCAACGGGTTCAAGCATTTCGACGTCGTCTCAAAAAGCGACGGCGGAGTTTGCTTCGGTAACAAGGTCCACCATAAAATAATGCAGGAGTGGAAGATTCTCGAGAAGCACCTCCCGAACTCCATCTACGTGCACATCTACGAAACCCACATCGACCTCCTCCGGGCCATTATCATCGACGCCGCTGGCATTCCCTACCACGACGCGCTTTTCTTATTCGACATCGCATTCCATTCAAATTACCCGACCCGCCTTCCACAG AGGCCGCCCAAAAATTTCGAGGCATTAGTCGACGAGCACCTTCGGCAGAGAGAGAGTGTGATACTGAGAGCGTGCGTCGCATACGTGAGCGTGAGCGTGCGCGTGGCAGTGGGTTATTACAATGAGGGTCATGCGAACGGTGCTGGTTCGGCGAGGAAGGTTAGGAAGAAATTCAGGAAGTCAGTGAAGTTGTTGTACCCACAATTGTTTGAGGGTTTTCGAAGCAACGGGGCTTGTTTGGAGGGCTTGGCCGAGAACTTGAAGGTCAAG AATAAGAAGAAAGTGACGAGCAAGAAGAAGGCTGGGAGTAGCTTTAAACGCCATGCTGAAGTGGCTGCTAGTGTGGATTGA